A region of the Callithrix jacchus isolate 240 chromosome 10, calJac240_pri, whole genome shotgun sequence genome:
CAGACATCTGTGGCTATTAGTCACTTATATCCTCATCTAGGCCAGTGCCTATAAGAATCACCAAATATAGTTTTTGAatgtacaaaagaaagaagaagtgaATGAAATAATTGATACCCTATGGTTATACTGGCATAATGTTGGGATTGTTGTCTGAAACACCAAAGAGGggacaggaaagagaaataaatctggTAGTGGTCAGCATACAGAGGTTGATTAAATTCTCCAGGGACAGACATAATTTCAGGGAAGAGACAGTCCAGTCCTCTTGAGTTTCCTGAATAGCTTGAAGATCTCATTAATGAGTCACTCCAAAAGGTTGTTCCTTACAGCCACAATGTCACACCATAAGCTGGATTCTCCTCTTGGAAGTTAttgtctgggtttttttttccactcagtCTCTGAGGAGAATGATCCCACAGAAGTCACCTGTTTTGATATGACAGGGAAATTCGTAGGTTAGTCAGGGGCATCTCATCCTGTTCTTCTCTGGGACCTCTGTAACCATGCTGGAGACAGAGAATAGAAACACAGACCAGATTGTTGTGGATCGACCAAGCTAATTCTCACCAGGTAGCGTTTCTGGAAGAAGAATATCTCTAGCAATTTTACTAACTGGttccttattcattttctctCATAATGTATTCATTCACAACTATCGATATCAGGCATATATCTCAGCATAGGCTGaggctgaagccacagcctgaagGTTTAAAGGTATGCCTTAACTTATGGGAGAAAACAACTCTtgaaaaaacatgaataaaattttaaaaggattttcaacagacaaagcatttttttcatatgaaacTATTTGCattctcaaatataaatttaatttaatcttaTTAAAGGTAAAGCAAGATGGACTTCTAATTTCGTATTTGATCTGAAAATCTACCCTCATGATTGACTAAACAGCTCCACCCTGGGTAATGATCTATGGATAGCTATATGTTGACCACAAACACTCAGTatcttattattatatatatggaatattaaTACATCAAATTCTTCAAAATAACTAGTTttgtcaagaaaatatttttcttctaatctCTCTCTTCAGAGCTCCCTTAATCTCCTTGTTCCTGAGGCTGTAGATCAGGGGGTTCAACATGGGAATCACCACTGTGTAGAACACAGATACCAGTTTGTTCTGGTCAGTTGAGTAGCTGGACTTGGGCATCACATAAATGAAGGTAATGGTCCCATAGAACAGAGTGACTGCAGTGAGGTGGGAGCTGCAGGTGGAGAAGGTCTTGTGGCGCCCCTCAGCGGAGTGCATCTTcaggatggtgatgaggatgtAGATGTAGGAAACGGCTATGACCCACACAGTAGCCACAATGATAGATCCTGAAGACATGGCTGgaattatttcaaaagtaaaatcaTGGGAACAAGAAAGCTTCAAAAGTGGTGAATAGTCACAGAAAAAGTGATTGAGTTTATTTGGTCCACAGAAGGACAGTCTTAATAAGCAGCCAATGAATGTCCAAGCATTCACACATCCACCCAGGTAGGACATGCCCACTAAGATGATGCAGACGCTGGGGGACATGCGGGTGGAGTACAGCAGGGGCAAGCAGATGGCCACATAGCGATCATAGGCCATGGCAGCCAGCAGGAAGCACTCGGCTGTCCCAAATGTCACCACAGAACAGAGCTGGGCCACACAGCCAGCAACAGGGAGAGAGGTTTCTTTCCTTAGGAAGCTCATGAGCATGACAGGTGTGACTGATGAGGAGTACCCAATGTCTACAATGGCCAAATGGCAGAGGAAAAGGTACATGGGTGTCTGAAGATGAGGACTTCTTCTGATCAACACGATTATGGTAATATTACCCATTAAGGTGACAacataaattcctagaaacacaagGAATAAAATAGTACAAACAGTAGTATTGTCAGATAACCCCAAAAGAGTAAACTCTATCACAGTTGTGTCATTTCCAGTCCCCATCTATATTGGGAATGGTGcccactgaaagaaaaacaaatgaatattatAATGGGATTAAATGCTATAATTGCACTTACTTttacaataattatttaataaaaagtgtAACACTGTAGGCACTCATGTAAATTTGGGAAGAAAATGCTTTCACACGCACTATCTCATGTAAGACTTGAAAATATCAATGTTCACTGATGTAAGGTCGGGAATACTcagaaaaaatctttttttttttaacgtaacACACTCAACTCGTATTGGATAGTTAATTTAGGTGTTCTATGAACACATCTCAGAGATGGtcactagaatatataaagaatccaGTGACTCAATCATGTTAGGCCAAAGACATGGTTGAAGGGAGACATAAATGTCAGATCAGATCAAGACTCATGGAAAAGACCAGTTGTTCAAAAGGATGTTTGAGGTATCATCTCTTGTATGAAAGATGTGTAGTCATTAAGAATTCTGAATTCCAGGGGTCAAACATAGTAGCCACATACTAATCCACAGGACCAAGAAGAGGTCAGTAACTCAGCACTGGGCTGTGGTCCCCATCCAAAAATCTCACAGTTGAGGGAAAGTACATCAAAAATCCAGGAAGTCTGGACCAAGGCAGAAGGTGAAGTAATGCACTCAAATTATAAACAAGTAAACAGAGGAAGACTGAGATTTGAAAGAGGAGTTAAGATATTTCCTGATTATCTCAGAATCAAGCTATCTGATTCAAGAGAGTGAGCCGGTCTGGAGAAGACATGATCAGGTTACTCCTGGGAGGCGCCAAAGACACAACTTATGCCCAAGACTCCAGAAGCTGGGGCTAGGTTGCTAACAGGAGTCCAGCCTTCTACAGCTCACAAATATCCAGCCCTATATGAATAGTTCCTGTCTGATAGAAATTGCATCTGGAGGTCAGCTTCTGGAAAACCCTCCTCCATACCAACTTGCTtgataaaaatcatgaaaaaagccagaaaagcAGGAGAGCTTTCTCATATGATGCCCAGCTTCAAAAGGTCCTAGAAATAATTCACTCCATTTCTCCCATTTGTTAAAATCATAAACTGAGCTCCAAAAAATTTAAGTAACTCACTTTAGAACAAACGGCTTTCTGGAAACTGAGCTAAAACGAAAAACCATATTCTTGGACTTCTAATTCATTtgctatgtttattttatatattacacatCTTTTTGTAATTTCTAAAGAAGATTATAAAGTATCAGAAAGCATACTTGGTTGGTTacatgttaaaaaatttttttaattatgctaacatataaataatacatttcctCTTGAAAGGGTAATTTTTCAGTGCAGTAATTCATATAAAGATGCTGCTGAGAGATAATGACAATTCTGAGAGGCAGGTCTCCTTCAGTGCCCAGCACCTAGGcagttaatatatttttgtttgcagcTGAACAGTTGTGAGTGCCTGATAGATGAGGACTCAGATTCcactaggattttctttttcttagagcaACAAAAGGGGCCGGTAAGAAATGTTAGGGTATTTGCAAAGCAAACAGTAAAATAACCACTACATTTAAGCTAGGCAAAGATGAAGTGAGTACCTGAGATGGGCAAAATCAACAAAAAGGTCCCCGCCCTTCTGCAAGGAttgaaaattttctattattattctaCTAGGGAAAacgagtagaaaaaaaaaaaacaagaaatggtgGTAAgttacagtttggtatgtttaaaaatgagattGTAGAAAAGCTACAGTTATTGCAAATGATAACGTCTAAATTCTGACAATGGGAAAGACAGGTTATAGTAGGGaggaaagcaattttttttaggAGATGTCAAGAAACTAAGAAGCCAAGATGTTGGAAGCATCCTCTATGTGGATAATTATATCTTCTACAGAAGAAAATTAAGATAATTCCGTGTTTTCCTACGTCATTTAATATAAGGTTTATTTACTCTTAGAAACTTCTATTCTTTGTTGCTCCTCAACAAGAGCAACCACAAAAAATCAtgtaattctctttttaaagatcaaccaaaattaaagaataatttatttttcttaaagaatttgGTCTAAAGCAGACTGAACTCTCTTGCGCACAtgccttgctctttctctctctctcacacacatataccacatgcatatgcacacacacactggcatCAAAGTCATGTGTTCATCCAACcacattattttcacatttttattctgaACTGAGATGCTTGaataattttatatgtgaatTAACTGAGCAATAGCATGCTATGTTATGAACACCATGCAATTACGTGTTTGAACTCTGAAGTCCTATCTTCCAAATCGTTGTACAGGACTTTATTAAGTGGCATGAATGAATgcctaaaattttagaaaagatacTTGTGTATTACACGAATTCGGAGTCAGTTATACATACTATTATGGCATGGAAGCAATGTGTTGGACAGAAATGCCATAAGCTTTTGGAGACGTAGAGTCCTGGTATTCGATTCAGCTTTGTCACTGGCAATCCATAGAATCTTGGAAATTTTACATAAACTGTTCGACTCTTCGTTacattatttacattaaaaaatacttcacaTGATTCTTGTGTTGAATTAGATGATGTACACGATAATACATCTATTGATCATAGAAATAAGTGAATGTTCAAcaactgattatttcttttaaaaaactataccTTAACTTCTAATACAAAGATGAGAAACAAACACTCCTGTAtcaatagaaaagataaattattacCTGCAGACGAATGTACGTCAACAATAACCACAAATTCCAAAGAACTGTCACTGTACAGGAAGGTGATATTTATGACATTTCGGGTCCTTTGGGATATATCCTCTTGAGTACACTACTTGTTTATTAAAATTCCACTGAAAATTGATCAAGTAAAGAAAATTACAGGTACATGTGCTCATAATAATACGTGTTactgctaggcatggtggctcacacttgtaatcccagcactttggaaggccaaggtaggaaaattgcttgaggccaggagttcaagacaagcttgggcaacaaaatgagatcccatctctatgaaaaatataaatagataaaaatataaaattagccaggtgtcgtggttcatgcctgtagtctcaactactcaggagacagagatgggaagattgattgtggtcaggagtttgaggctgcagtgtgctagaATTGCaacactttactccagcctgggcagctaaACGACCttgtctggggaaaaaaaagcataaaaacatttgtaaatttatttgtaGTAGGATTTATTTGTAGCCTTACGATTTTTTCTAAAAACTTTTTTATGAACTGCTAAAAACATTGTAAATATTGGGACTTACAGGAATAAACAAGAGTGCAGTGTACCAGGGTATGCCATCCCTATTTATCACTGGAGAAAGTGTTAATAATTATACCACTACGGGCTGCTCAAACTCCACCAGTGATGGAGTCCTCATTTCCAGTCAGTTGGTGAGTGATCCAGCTCCAAACTCCAATTTTACATTCTACATTTTTACCACTTGTTATGAGCTGAATATGTCCTTCAAAAATCACACGTTGAAgctctaacccccaatgtgatagAATTTGAAAGTGGGAACTTTGGGAAGTAATTTGATTTAAATTAGATCACGATGACAGGACCCTGGTGATGTGATGATATTACTGCCCTTATAAGAAGGAAAGtgatcaagccatcctcctgcctcagcctcccaaagtgctgggattacaggcgtgaaccactgcaccttgTCTCATTGTACTATGTTTTACTAGAGCACGAACTATTCTACTAAGCACAAACCACTGCACCAACCACACTTTCAGCACCCTGCCCTGTTTCCCAAAGCTACCACCTTGCAGAAACCCTCTTACATATACATTTTGGCTAAAGTTTCTTCTCAGGGAATTTTCTCCTCCTTTCATTTTTCAGGAATTGTTCATAATTTTTGATTCTTCAATGGTGCTTTGGCATTtggaaaaacagtagaaaaaaggataaataggttttgagaacaaaacaaacaggTCCTGACAAAATTACATTATGCTCCATAATTGCTGTATAACAGTCCTACAGGAAAACCTATGAAATATTCTTCTGGATCTTGGCCTAGGTGAAgcatttatgactaagacctcaaacaCAAATGCAGCAAACCCCAAAATTGACAACCCGGACCTAATTAAAGTAAAAAGCATCTTCACAGccaaataaactatcaacagggtaaatagacaacctacagaatgagggaaaatatttgtgagctatattatgtaaataatttagattatataaattacattatataaatcaaaaaggaaaaataagaattgtgtccttgctttattttctatagttttaCAGTGTAAACTTGTATTGCCAAATCCTCTTGCATTTTATGTAACTAgaatcacactttttttttgcttttgacttATTTAACGTTGAGATTCACCCACTTTGTGCATACAGTTATAGCTTATTCACTTTCACTGTTATATAGTAGTCCATTGCATagcattatgtatttttctattgtaCTAATGATGTACATTTCAGCTGTAGAGGTATCTTTAAATATCCTCCACTAAAATGGAAGACTTAAGATGATAGATTTATCTATGTCTCCTAATAGTTTTGTTAGTTTATGCTTTACATATTTCACAGGCGTGTTATTAGATGTATACAAAGATAAATTGTATCTTCTTGTTGGGTTAACCCTTTTATCATcacaaatgatttcttttttgtctgaTAAAGCTTGTCAAAACAGTTTTTTCCAATGGGGTTCTACaattttataaattgcttttaacatttaggtGTTACATATACAGATTTGTTAAATGGATATATTGACTGATGCTGAAGTTTGAGCTTCTATTGAACCTATCACTTAAATAGTGAAAATAGCAAATAataagtagtttttcaaccctcatccccctccctctctccctccatttGGAgtccccagtatctgttgtttctgtCTTTATGTTAGCAAGGTCACATGTACATGCTTTTTATGTACATGTGAACCCGATATTAACTCctacttaaaattagaatattatgttatttggttttttgcttcttcattaAGTCAtgtaggataatggcctccatctccgtccttgttgctgcaaagaacatgatttcattcttttatggctgcatgttattccatggtgtatacctaccacattttctttaatccactgttgatggacatacagggattgattccatatctttgctattgtgaatagtgctgcaatgaacataagacTGCATGCATCCTTTTGGTAGAATTATATATTTTCCCTTGCATAtgtacccggtaatgggattgctgggtcgaatggtaattctattttagttctttgagtaGTCTCAAAACTGGTTTCCACAGAAGctgaattaattaatttacattcccaccaatagtgtataagcattcctttctcTATATGACCTTGCTAatacctgctttttaaaaatgtttttatagtagCAATTTTGACtagtgtgagataatatctcattgtggttttgatgcttatttctctaatgattagtgacaagcattttttcatatgtttgctgaccacttatgtcttcttttgagaactgtctgttcatgtccttttccaattttttaatagagttatttggtttttgcttcatgattttttaagttccttataaattctggatattagtcctttgtcagatgcatagcttgcaaatattttccctcattctgtaagttttctatttaccctgttgatagtttatatggctgtgcagaagctttttagtttaattaggtcccaattgTCAATTTTGGGGtttgctgcatttgcttttgaggtcttagtcataaattcttcaTCTAGACCAAGATCCAGAAGAGTGTGTTGTAGGCTTTCCTGTAGGATtgttatagtttgaggtcttacatttaagtatttattccACCTGAAGTTAACTTTTGTATGTGGCAAGAGGTAGGTATTGAGATTGATCCTTCTGCATattgttagccagttttcccagcaccattgatTACATTGGGTGTGCTTTCCCCATTgttctttatttctgggttctctaatttgttccattggtctatgtatctatttttgtaccagtaccatatactttggttactgtagccttgtagtaacCATCTCACATTAGTGAGAATGACTgctattaaaagtttttttaaatcagatgccagctaggcacagtggctcacgcccataatcccagcattttgggaggcctatgcgggcagatcacctgaagtagggagttcgagattagcctgaccaacatggagaaaccccatctctactaaaaatacaaaattagcagggtgtggtggcacatgcctgtaatctgagctacttgaaaggctgaggcaggagaatctcttgaacccaggaggtagagattgcggtgagccaagattgtgccactgcactccagctgggcaacaagagtgaaactccatctcaaaaaaaaaaaaaaattagatgctgGTTaggctatggagaaaagggaattcttatacactcttggtgggaatgttaattagttcagcccctgtggaaagcagtttggaaatttctcaaagaacttagaactagggagaggactcaagatggcgctgtgagaacaactaaggattggagctctcgttgaatccgcaaagaggtgagtccgagctgcatttccagactgatctttgttgcccacagaacggggaaactcccaagtataaaaaaagacacgggacgccaggcagtaagtctgcctggcgaagccggcagccggggcgcggcggcagccggccctacccagcaatccccacagggcgcgctagtccaggtgccctgttgaaccggcaacctgagacttgagagggctggacttgagactgaaggagacttggacagtaggccaacccaggggattgcagggacagagcattcgggatacccagtgggactaacaaaaccgcgatttcaaactatcctgagcagacggtccgagacgctctgtgggggaggggcgtctaccactatggaggcaacccaccccaactgagatacacgcccactgctgacgcagccagccgttgccaaggcaacccgtccctactgagatacacgcccactgctgacacagcctgccgttgccaaggcaacacgctacaacgaagagactctgccacagggcgtggcggagaccacagcagagcctgcaggaacagggcgaatcacacaacagcagggcggagactcggcaggcaaacagtggctagtctaactcctagctgggcaggacacctcaaaggacatcgaaaaacaaagcccgaaccccccaacacagagcatttgagaaaaaaagggctctgttgcagcagaatcaaacatagcagcctaacagccctgaatgaacaacagagctcacagctcagaaattgagctcctaaaaagaacagactgtctcctcaagcagctccctgacccctctatatccaaaagactgacatctggcaggcatcatcctcggacaaagatagcagaaaaagaaacgggtagcttccctcactgtgccacagctgctagaggtgcaccccagacaagcagggcctggagtggacctcagcagtcgtacagcgaaggggctaggctggtagaaggaaaaccaagtaacagaaatacttcatcatcaacaatctgggtgtccactcagagacccaatcgaaaagtcagcaactacgtggacgacaagcggataaacccacaaagatgggaagaaaccagcgaaaacaggaggaaaacacccgaaaccagaacacctcgcctcctagaaaggaccaaaactcctcaccagcaagggaacaaagctggacggagaatgactgtgacgaaatgacggaattagacttcagaaggtggataatgaggaacttttgtgagctaaaagaacatgtactaaatcaatgcaaagaaactaagaaacttaaaaaaagatatgaggaaatgataacaagaatggataacgtagagaggaatatgaatgaattaaaggagctgaaaaacacaatacgagaactttacgaagcatgcacaagtttcaatagccgaactgaccaagcagaagaaagaatatctgaagtcgaagaccaactcaatgaaattaaacgagaaaccaagattagagaaaaaagcacaaaaaggaatgaacaaagtctccaagaaatgtgggactatgtgaaaatatctaacctatgtttgataggtgtaccagaaggggatgaagagaatgaatccaagctggaaaatactcttcaggacatgatccaggaaaacttcccccacctagcaagacaggccaacactcaaatgcaggaaatacagagaacaccacaaagatattccgcaagaagagcaacccaaaggcacataatcgtcagattcaacaaggttgaaataaaggagaaaatactaagggcagccagagagaaaggtcgagttacccacaaagggaagcccatcagactcacagcagatctctcggcagaaacactacaagcctgaagagagtgggggccaatattcaacatccttaaagaaaagaactttcaacccagaatttcataaccagccaaactgagcttcagaagtgaacgaaaaataaaatcctttgcgaacaagcaagtactcagagattttgtcaccaccaggcctgctttacaagagctcctgaaagaggcactacacatagaaaggaacaaccagtaccagccattacaaaatcacactaaaggctgaagagcatcaacataatgaagaatctacaacaactaacaggcaaaacagccacttagcatcaaaatggcagtatcaaattcacacataacaatattaaccctaaatgtaaatggactaaatgcaccaatcaaaagacacagactggcaaattgaataaaaatccaagacccatcagtgtgctgtatccaggaaacccatctcacatgcaaggatacacaaaggctcaaaataaagggatggaggaagatttaccaagcaaatggagagcaaaaaaaagcaggagttgcaattctcatctctgataaaatagactttaaagcaacaaagatcaaaagagacaaaggaggccattgcataatggtaaaaggatcgataaaacaagaagagctaacgatcctaaacatatatggacccaatgcaggagcacccagatacataaggcaagttcttaacgacttacaaagagacttagactcccacacaataatagtgggagactttaacactccactgtcaatattagacagatcaaccagacagaaaatcaacaaggatatccagggcttgaactcagacctggagcaagcaaacctgatagacatttacagaactctccaccccaaatccacagaatatacattcttctcagcaccacatcacacctactcaaaaattgaccacataattggaagtaaagcactgctcaacagatgcaaaacaactgaaatcataacaaacagtctctcagaccatagtgcaatcaagttagaactcagaatacagaaaccaacccagaaccgcacagcttcatggaaactgaacaactggctcttgaatgttgactgggtaaacaatgaaatgaagtcagaaataaagaagttcttcaaaaccaatgagaatgaagacacaacatgccagaacctctgggacacatttaaagcagtctctagaggaaagtatatagcaataagtgcccatatgaggagaatggagagatccaaatttgacaccctatcatcaaaattgaaagagctagaggagcaagatcaaaaaaactcaaaacccagcagaagacaagaaataactaagatcagagctaaactcaaggagattgagacacgaaaaacccttcaaaaaatcaataaatccaagagctggttttttgaaaagatcaacaaaatagacagacgactagccagattgattaaaaataaaagagagaacaaccaaatagatgcaataaaaaatgataaaggggaaatcaccacagattccacagaaattcaaaccatcatcagaggatattacaaacaactatatgcacataaactagtaaacatggaagaaatggataaattcctggactcctgcatcctcccaagcctaaaccaggaggaagctgaaactatgaatagaccaataacaaggtcagaagtcgaggcagcaattaagagcctaccacacataaaaagcccaggtccagatgggttcacaggcgaattctaccagacacataaagaggagctggtaccattccttctaaaactatttcaaacaatccaaaaagagggaatacttcccaaatcattttatgagaccaacatcattctgataccaaaacctggcagagacccaacaagaaaagaaaacttcaggccaatatccatgatgaacatagatgcaaaaatcttcaataaaatattggcaagccgaatgcaacagcaaatcaaaaaacttattaaccatgatcaagtaggattcatcccggggatgcaaggctggttcaacgtacgcaagtctatcaacataattcaccacataaacagaaccaaaaacaaaaaccacatgattatctcaattgacgcagagaaggcatttgacaaaattcaacagccctttatgctaaaaaccctcaataaactcggtatcaatggaacgtatctcaaagtaataaaagctatttatgacaaaccaacagccaatatcatactgaatgggcaaaaactggaagcattccctttgaaatctggcactagacaaggatgccctctttcaccactcctatttaatatagttctggaagttctagccagagcaatcaggcaagaaaaagaaataaagggtattcaaataggaaaggtggaagccaaattgtctctatttgcagacgacatgatagtatacctagaagaccccatcacctcagcccaaaaactcctgaaactgataagcaacttcagcaaagtctcaggatataaaatcaatgtgcaaaaatcaaaagcattcgtctacaccaataatagacttaaagaaagccaaatcaagaacaaactgccattcacaactgctacaaaaagaataaaatacctaggaatacaactcacaaggaacgtaagggacctcttcaaggagaactacaaaccgctgctcaacgaaatcagagaggacacaaacagatggagaaacattccatgttcatggttaggaagaattaatatcgtgaaaatggctatactgcccaaagtaatttacagaatcaacgctatccccatcaagctaccattgactttcttcacagaactggaaaaaaccaccatgaacttcatatggaaccaaaagagagcccgcatagccaagtcaattctaagcaaaaagaacacagcggggggcatcacactaccggatttcaaactatactacaaggctacagtaatcaaaacagcatggtactggtaccaaaacagagatatagaccaatggaacaaaacagaggcactggaggcaatacaacatatctacaactatacaatctttgacaaacctgacaaaaacaagcaagggggaaaggattccctgtttaacaaa
Encoded here:
- the LOC100403918 gene encoding olfactory receptor 5P3: MGTGNDTTVIEFTLLGLSDNTTVCTILFLVFLGIYVVTLMGNITIIVLIRRSPHLQTPMYLFLCHLAIVDIGYSSSVTPVMLMSFLRKETSLPVAGCVAQLCSVVTFGTAECFLLAAMAYDRYVAICLPLLYSTRMSPSVCIILVGMSYLGGCVNAWTFIGCLLRLSFCGPNKLNHFFCDYSPLLKLSCSHDFTFEIIPAMSSGSIIVATVWVIAVSYIYILITILKMHSAEGRHKTFSTCSSHLTAVTLFYGTITFIYVMPKSSYSTDQNKLVSVFYTVVIPMLNPLIYSLRNKEIKGALKREIRRKIFS